From one Pirellulales bacterium genomic stretch:
- a CDS encoding DNA topoisomerase IV subunit A gives MANKSAKSTATATAKRKLNPRDKKTLGEIVGLANDVVTAADKRRDPHLDIPARSLSNVKYNRQKRFIEMGSAKNRRHLFNLSQAKSYMQTVLVASGCKTLIDQDKTTSIRGLFYLLKHTIEGTKEETFADQAECDPVIEDLEVTLNSLREELHVYASNRGGMVGPITLNDSGDEIDCARMGSGGYSIPSICEPEVIQFIKCDAKFILHVEKDTVWRRFNEDKFWRKYNCLLTHGGGQPSRGVRRMLYRLHSELKLPVYCLLDNDPWGYYIYSVLKQGSINLAYESKRMAIPDAKFLGLRSIDFQRCELSPSVKISLNDTDIKRAKQIAEYPWFKGKKPWQKEIELMLRNGFKLEVEALISKDISYVTETYVPARLDEQNWLD, from the coding sequence ATGGCCAATAAATCCGCCAAATCGACTGCAACGGCCACCGCCAAGCGCAAGCTCAACCCGCGCGACAAGAAGACACTTGGCGAAATCGTCGGCCTCGCGAACGACGTGGTCACGGCCGCCGACAAGCGCCGCGATCCGCATCTCGATATTCCCGCCCGCAGCCTGTCGAACGTGAAGTACAACAGGCAGAAGCGGTTCATCGAGATGGGCAGCGCCAAGAACCGCCGGCACCTATTCAATCTTTCGCAAGCCAAAAGTTACATGCAGACGGTGCTCGTGGCCAGCGGCTGTAAAACGCTCATCGATCAGGACAAGACTACCAGCATCCGAGGTCTGTTTTATCTGCTCAAGCACACGATCGAGGGCACCAAGGAAGAGACGTTCGCCGATCAGGCCGAGTGCGACCCCGTGATCGAAGACTTGGAGGTGACGCTCAACAGCCTCCGCGAAGAACTGCACGTTTATGCCTCGAACCGCGGCGGGATGGTCGGTCCAATCACGCTTAACGACAGCGGAGATGAAATCGACTGCGCGCGGATGGGCTCCGGCGGCTATAGCATTCCCTCGATCTGCGAGCCCGAAGTGATCCAATTCATCAAGTGCGATGCCAAATTCATCCTGCATGTCGAAAAAGACACCGTCTGGCGACGTTTCAACGAAGACAAATTCTGGCGCAAATACAACTGCCTGCTGACGCATGGCGGGGGCCAGCCGTCGCGTGGCGTGCGCCGGATGCTTTATCGACTGCACAGCGAACTGAAACTGCCCGTCTACTGCCTCTTGGACAATGACCCCTGGGGATACTACATCTACAGCGTCCTCAAGCAAGGCTCGATCAACTTGGCTTACGAATCGAAGCGAATGGCCATCCCGGACGCGAAATTCCTCGGCCTCCGCTCGATCGACTTCCAGCGTTGCGAACTCTCGCCGAGCGTCAAGATCAGCCTCAACGACACCGACATCAAGCGAGCCAAGCAGATCGCGGAATACCCCTGGTTCAAGGGGAAAAAACCCTGGCAGAAAGAGATCGAGCTGATGCTCCGCAACGGCTTTAAGCTCGAAGTCGAGGCCCTGATCTCCAAAGACATCAGCTATGTCACCGAGACCTACGTTCCCGCTCGGTTGGACGAGCAGAACTGGCTGGATTAG
- a CDS encoding formylglycine-generating enzyme family protein: MRFVSRSVVAMMVFAIGSHVVWSADRAKPEPASPGAVAVRDDTSNIRAAAETITNSIGLKLIKIPAGEFMMGSHESLDEMKKTFTQYEPRRFNHTDEYPVHRVRITRPFYMGIYSVTRGQFQQFVNETNYKTDAERNDPSLDTPGDSRRTGPGGYGYNKETGKLDAERNPKHTWRDPGFPQTDVHPVVDVSWNDAVAFCKWLSEKEAKGLSENRRGLSPFLERAPSPDGREKKGTVPLSAGGSRIGPMTYRLPTEAEWEYACRAGTTTRYWSGDDPESLVKIANTYDQSSARVFPEWSKFALKGDDGFAFTAPVGSFQPNPFGLYDMHGNVWQWCSDWYAEDYYAKSPVDDPQGPPPARQHVRRGGAWHSWAMYVRSAFRNYNTPQSRYFNLGFRVVGEGLGARG; this comes from the coding sequence ATGCGGTTTGTCTCTCGCAGCGTCGTCGCGATGATGGTCTTCGCCATTGGATCGCATGTGGTGTGGTCCGCCGACCGGGCAAAACCCGAGCCGGCCAGTCCCGGCGCCGTCGCGGTTCGCGACGATACGTCAAACATCCGGGCTGCGGCCGAGACGATCACCAATTCGATCGGCTTGAAGCTCATCAAGATTCCCGCCGGCGAATTCATGATGGGGAGCCATGAATCGCTCGACGAGATGAAGAAAACCTTCACGCAATACGAGCCGCGGCGGTTCAATCACACCGATGAGTATCCCGTCCACCGAGTGCGGATCACCCGGCCGTTTTATATGGGGATCTATTCCGTCACGCGCGGGCAATTCCAGCAGTTCGTCAACGAAACCAATTACAAGACCGACGCCGAGCGGAACGATCCTTCACTCGATACGCCCGGCGACTCGCGGCGCACGGGTCCCGGCGGCTACGGCTACAACAAAGAGACCGGCAAGCTCGACGCCGAGCGGAACCCGAAACACACGTGGCGCGATCCGGGCTTTCCGCAGACAGACGTTCATCCGGTGGTGGACGTGAGTTGGAACGACGCGGTGGCGTTCTGCAAATGGCTTAGCGAGAAGGAAGCCAAGGGACTATCCGAGAACCGCCGGGGACTGTCCCCTTTTTTGGAGCGGGCACCATCGCCAGATGGTCGGGAAAAAAAGGGGACTGTCCCCCTCTCCGCAGGCGGCTCTCGGATAGGCCCGATGACCTATCGCCTGCCGACTGAGGCCGAATGGGAGTATGCCTGCCGCGCCGGCACGACCACGCGCTATTGGTCGGGTGACGATCCGGAATCGCTCGTCAAGATTGCCAACACCTACGATCAATCGAGCGCCAGGGTTTTTCCGGAGTGGAGCAAGTTCGCCTTGAAGGGAGATGACGGTTTCGCGTTCACGGCTCCGGTCGGCAGCTTTCAACCCAATCCGTTCGGGCTGTACGACATGCATGGCAACGTCTGGCAGTGGTGCTCGGATTGGTACGCGGAAGATTACTATGCGAAATCGCCGGTCGACGATCCGCAAGGCCCGCCGCCCGCCCGGCAGCACGTCCGCCGCGGCGGGGCGTGGCACAGTTGGGCGATGTACGTCCGCTCGGCCTTCCGCAACTACAACACGCCGCAGAGCCGGTATTTCAACCTCGGCTTCCGCGTGGTAGGAGAGGGACTGGGGGCTAGGGGCTAG
- a CDS encoding type II secretion system protein: protein MGKSDRLQPKGFTLVELLVVIAIIGILVGLLMPAIQAARNAARRTQCASNLKQIGLAFLMYLDRKSTGSGGRFPVCQEFKLVPMPPPLPQNLQTIDQTLFNYVGKDQQVFRCPGDNVFSQDINGTTITSNDIGKTYFDKVPGGMGTQCSYDYPYGNFTHTLPLPVGAPAGTVVQIIGKTRPEALKSRSGKDLASTTVQIMYDYEAFHGPMGEPSGSQNYLYLDGHVDDQ, encoded by the coding sequence ATGGGCAAGTCGGATCGCTTACAGCCGAAGGGTTTCACTTTGGTGGAACTCCTGGTGGTTATTGCCATCATCGGCATTCTGGTCGGCTTATTGATGCCGGCGATCCAGGCCGCTCGGAATGCGGCCCGGCGCACTCAATGTGCCTCCAACCTGAAGCAAATCGGGCTGGCGTTCCTAATGTATTTGGACCGCAAATCGACCGGATCGGGCGGGAGGTTTCCGGTTTGCCAGGAGTTTAAGCTGGTTCCGATGCCTCCGCCGTTGCCGCAAAACCTACAGACGATCGACCAAACGCTTTTCAACTACGTTGGGAAGGACCAGCAAGTGTTCCGCTGTCCTGGCGACAATGTTTTCTCGCAAGACATTAACGGCACGACCATTACGTCTAACGATATCGGCAAGACATATTTCGATAAGGTGCCGGGGGGAATGGGAACGCAGTGCAGCTATGACTACCCGTATGGCAATTTCACGCACACGCTTCCGCTGCCCGTCGGCGCGCCGGCCGGAACTGTAGTCCAGATAATTGGCAAGACCCGCCCGGAAGCTCTTAAAAGCCGTAGCGGAAAGGACCTCGCCAGCACGACGGTCCAGATCATGTACGATTACGAAGCGTTTCACGGCCCGATGGGAGAACCCTCCGGGTCACAAAACTACCTTTATCTCGACGGACATGTGGATGACCAATGA